From the genome of Pirellulaceae bacterium:
GCCACAAACAGCATCAACAGTGGAAACAACTCCTGGCCGTAACGCGCCTGGACCACGCTGCTCTCCACCTGCTGACGCTCACGAGCTACCCGATAGGTGCCTGTGCCCAACAAACGATCGAGCGTATCCGAGTCGATACGCTTCATGGTCGTGTCAGCGGCTGGCACGTTGATTGAAAATCCGCGTGACACGGGGACTCGTAGCGTACCGCGCAGATAATAGGTGCCCGGCGGCCAATGGGCTCCAGCATCCAACCAGCCGTCAACGGACTGCAACGCTTGACGTTGGGCCGTAGGCGTGAATAGATCCCAGCGACTCGGCCACAGCGTGGTATCATTTCTGAGTCGCACGCGCTGTCCGGCCAGAAAATTGGCGGACGTTTGGTCGCCGCCACTGAGCGTGCGTAGGCTGCCCGACAATATACCATAAGCCCACCAGAACTGGTCGGCAATCCACAGCTCATTCCACACGCTGCGCGACGGCTGCTCAAGTTCCGGAATGGGCGTCGTCAGCGTCATGATCTGGCCGGAACCGTGAGGTTGAACGGTCAGCAGCGGTGATTGAGTTGTTGAAAGAGTCGCCAGAACCTGTGTGTTATCGTGCAACCGCTGAAAATTCCAGTTGCGAAAGATAGGCATCAACTGCCAGGCTATGTCGCCGGCAGGTACTTCCAGATCATGATACACCGGATGTGCTAGAGTGGCTGGCTGCCAGAAAGCACTGCGATCGGACTTAGCGCGGCTGACAAGCTGCGTTTGCTGGCCAGGCAGCAAGCGGCCAACAGGTGTGTTGTCCAACGCGCCCGACAACGATTCCAACGCCGGACCCAGTACCAGCAACAATCCGGCTCCGTCGGAAATACGTTTGTGAAGTGCATCAACGACGGAATCTGCAAGACTGGGAGGATCGTAGAGCGCAAGTACTGAATACTTAGTCCACTCAACTTGTGACAATTGCCGAAAATTCACGACGCTTACAGACGAGTCTTCGTTGAGACCGGTGTCACGCGGATTGAGTACCAGCCACATGATACGACCAATTTCGGGATCGTCGGCAACGATCAACGTTGGCTGTTGTTTCTGAACAGAAATGGTCACAAACCGCTGGTTGTCAACGGTCAGCGGATCGCTGTGATCCAAACGCACTGAAAAGTGGTGAACGCCTTCCGATAGTCGTTTGGCCGACAAGGAAACCTCGGCTGCTCCTGCACCCGTTAGTGAGACAACTTGACGATCAACGATCTGACTGGAGGAGGTTTTCAGTTGTCCGTCATTGATAACTGGCAAGCGAGGGTCAATCGTTTGCTGCCACAATTCAACCGTCAAGGTCTCCTGGGCATCGGTCACTCCGCCAACCTGGGCAACGGGAACCCGGAAGGTTGCGTCGCTGTCGATCGGCAAGGTGTAATAATCCGTTTGCACATCGCCCAATTGTCGGTTAACGGCATCGGTCACACCCACATCGATAATCTGAATCAGCACTCGATCAGCCGATGCGGCGACGAGACTTAACAGATCCGGGCGCGCGGTGCCCCAGGACGCCACATTCAAATCGGTAACCAGGTAGACTTCCTTGCGTTCCAGTGGATTGGCTTGCACCAAATCGATGGCGGTTCGCAGGCGCGAAAGCAGTTCGACTCGAGGCGTTGTGCTTTGAATCAACTGCACTTGATTTGCGGCACCTGTAGGATTTTGTGACAACGAACCCAGGGGTGCATCGCTCAGCACTCCCAGTTGGCTGTCCGGTGGCAGGCGACCGATCAGCCAATCCGCCATTTCCTTGGCGGCATCGAGTCGCGTTTGATTGCCCGCACGATACTCCATCGACGGGCTGGTATCGATGATGACTGCTGCGGCCACGGGAGCTTTCGAATCTGCCGAAGGCAAAGCCGGCCCCGCCTGCAACGTGCGCAGGCCCCACACTGCAGCACTGCCCAGCAGCGCCAGCGCCACCAGCAGCGCGCTCAGCCAAACGCCGCGCGGACGCTGTGAGGCCCGGGCCACCGCTGCGGCCAAGCCTGCCAATGCCGCAAGCAGCACAAGTCCACCAATGCCCACCACACTGCCCAGGTTGGCACTATGAACGCGAGGCCGGGCGAGTGCAAATGCCAGGATGGCCAACAACAACATCCGCAAGAGCAACAACAGGACATGCCGCAGGCGCCAGTTTCGGCTGTGCTCCATCTGCGTTTGACGCACAAACCGCAAGGCTGGAAAGTCGATAACCTGCGGCTGTCGCCGACCTAGAAAGTGGAGGACCACGGGGACCGCCAGCGCCGCTAGGCCTGCCAACAACGTCAGGTGTGCAAAATTCATCCTGGCTACTCACCCTCCCCAGACTAAAACCGCCCGCGACGTCTGAGCAGGTACTCCATCAGCGCCTTGTCGTACAGTTGACTGGTATCCAACGGCACGTAGTCGATACCGGCTTCTGTCAGATCGCGGTCCAGTTGCTGGCAAAATTCTTGAATTCGCTGACGATAGTCGGCGGCGGCATTTGCAGCCAACACGTTTTCGGATTGGCCAGTTTCAGGATCACGCAGTTGTAGAGGGCCTTGAAATGGAAAGGTAACTTCAGCTTCATCCAGTACATGAAACACAATTAAATCATGACCGACATGGCGCAGGCTGCGCAATGCACGCAACATTGGCTGTGGCTCCGTCAGCAAGTCGCTAAACAACATGATCAAGCTGCGATGGCGGAGCATCGATGCTAACTGTGTCAACGAGCTGGCTAAATCGGTCTCACCCGCGACTTTTAGCTTTGTGAGCTGGCTAAGGATGATCGGCAATTGGCTGCGCCGACTACGAGGCGGCACGCAGGCTCCCAGCTTGGTATCAAACGTAACCAACCCAACCGGATCTTGCTGGCTAATCATCAGATAGGCCAAGGCGGCAGCCAGGCAGATCGAATAGTCCAATTTGGTCAAGGTTTGTCGATAGGTATAGTTCATCGACTGGCTGAGATCGATCGCCAAATAGCCAGTAATGTTCGTCTCCGACTCGAACTTCTTGACGTAGTACTTATCGGTTTTGGCGTAGGCGATCCAGTCGATATCTTTCGGATCGTCGCCTGCGGCGTAGCGCCGATGCTCACTGAATTCTACACTGAAGCCATGAAATGGGCTGGCATGCAGCCCCTGCAAGAAACCACGGACAATCATCTGCGCACGTAAGTCAAGACGCTTGATTTGCGCGGCCAATTCGGGTTTCAGGTACTGCTTGACGGCGACCATGACAATCGGTGGTGAAGCGCTGGCGAAAGGATGGCTGCGAAAGGATGGCTGGCGGTATCGAGCGGATGAGCACTCAGCGGATTAGCGTTGAGGAGGCGATTCAAATTTGGGGATTTCAGGCGCTGGAATCTCTTTGACCAATCGAGCCACAATCTGTTGACTATCCAGGCCATCGGCTTGGGCTTGAAAATTTGTACTGATCCGATGTCGTAGCACGGGCACGGCCACGCGACGAATGTCCTCGACACCCACGCTAAATCGTCCATCCATAGCCGCAACCGCCTTGGCACCATTGATCAAGAACTGACCCGCGCGCGGCCCGGCTCCCCAATCCACCATTTCTCGCACAAAGATTGGGGCTCGATCATCACGCGGTCGGGTTGCCCGAACCAAATGCGCAACGTACTTGACCACATAAGGGCTAACCGCCACGCTTTGCACCAGTTTCTGAATATTCAAAATGGCACGCGCCGACAGTATTTTTTGGACTTCGGGTTTTTCGTGGCGCGTGGTGGCCAACAGAATCTGTTCTTCTTCTTCCAGGGAAGGATAGTCCACGATAATGTTGAACATAAAGCGGTCCAACTGGGCCTCCGGCAACGGATAGGTGCCCTCCTGCTCAATGGGGTTTTGAGTCGCAATGGTGAAGAAGGGATCTGGCAGCGAGTAGGTCATGCGTCCTACAGACACTTCACGCTCTTGCATGGCTTGCAGCAGAGCGGCTTGCGTTTTGGGGGGCGTGCGGTTGATTTCATCCGCTAGCAAGATATTCGTGAAAATTGGCCCTTGAACAAAATTGAATTGGCGGCGGCCATTTTCGTCTTCGTCCAAGACGTTGGTACCCGTGATATCCGACGGCATCAGGTCGGGCGTGAACTGCACACGATTGAAGCTGACATCCACGATCCTGGCCAGCGTGCTGACCAATAACGTCTTGGCTAGTCCTGGCACGCCTTCCAGCAGACAATGTCCGCGGGTAAAAATCGCGGCCAACAATTGCTCAATGACCTCATCCTGGCCGATAATGATTTTGGCCAGTTCTTGGCGGATGGTGTCGCGATGTTCTCGGAACTCGCGCAACAAGTCGCCTACATTCTTGGGTTTATTCGACACAATCTAAGCATCCAGACGAGATTTGCTACAATGCACCCCAGCAACAGGTTGGAATACGAATTTCCCGTGGTCAACTGGATAAACGGGTCCAACATTATCACCGATCGAGCCCTATGGCAGGAAGACCATTATGCAGCGGTCGCTGGGCATTGTCTCCGTAAGCTTAATCATTCTAACGCTTGTAACGCTCTGTGGCACGGCCTGCGCCCAGACCGAGCCGACACCGGCCCAAGTCCAGCGGTGTATTGATCGCGCCAGAGATCTGCTCATCAGCCAACAGCGCGACGACGGCGGTTGGCCAGAGCTGAACGAATATCCGTACGGCGTCTCCGGCTTGGCCACGCTGGCTTTGCTGAGTGCTGGGCTGAGTCCCGACGCACCCGCCATCCAGCGCGCTCTGGGCTATGTGAGTCAACGCGAATTGGAAAAGGTTTACACCGTCTCGTTGCAAACGATGGCACTATGTGCTGCCAATCCCAATCGCTATGCGCAATTGATTCAACGCAACGTCCGGTGGTTGGTCAAAGCACAATCGTCCGATGGTGGGTGGAGTTACACGACGGGTGCCGGAGCCATGTCGGACCCATCAAACGCTCAGTTCGCACTGCTGGCGTTGCACGAAGCACAACGAGTCGGCATTCGTCCCGATGTGGCAGAGATGAAGAAGTGCTTCGATGCAGCGCGCAGTTATTGGATGCGAGCGCAAGGTCGTGACGGCGGCTTTGCGTATATCTCTGGTGGCGCCCCATCTGCCAGCATGACCTCGGCCGGTGTGGCTTCGCTAGTTATTGTGGGAGCACAGGCCGATCAGTTTGAAGCGTCGGTGGCCGATCAGATTCGCTGCTGCGGTCAGGATCCGCTCCAGAATCAAGCACGCATCGAAGCAGCCCTGGCTTGGCTCGGACAGAATTTCAACCCGCACACCAACGCCGGTGGATCAGATGCACACTATCTGTACTACATGTACGCTCTGGAGCGGGCAGGACGCCTGGCAGGCCGACGTTTTTTAATCGGCCGTGAGGGCCGACAAGTGGACTGGTATCGTGAGGGCGCTCACGCGCTCATCAAACGGCAAGACGAATCGGGAAACTTTGGAACCAAGACGCTTGGCAACAGCGCCAGCGAGATAGCGTTTGGTCTGCTGTTCCTGTCCAAAGGCAAACGCCAGGTCGTACTCAATCGCTTGCAGTTCGATCCTGGATTGGATTGGAATCATCACCCACAATCAACTCAGAATCTCGTGGGCCACTGTGAACAGGCTTGGAAGCGCGATTTAACTTGGCAGACCGTGCGATTGCAACGAGCCACCATGCAGGATCTGCTGGAAGCGCCAGTGCTGCTGATTTCAGGAACAGCAGCACCCCATTTCAGTCGCGAGGAAAAGCTACTGCTCAAACGCTATGTCCAAGAGCAAGGGGGCTTTCTGTTCTTCGAGGCCTGCCACGGTAATGGTTGTCGTGGTGAAGAATTTGAAAAGTATGTCCAGCAACTCGTTGTTGAACTGTTTGAACAGCCGTTGGAGAAACTGCCCCCCGATCATCCAGTTTGGAGCTGCCAAGCTCGCATCGCGCCACAGGATTTGCCGCCAGACGCTTGGTTGTATGGTGTTCAGACCTGTTGTCGATTGGGCGTCGTGTTCGTGCCGTACAGTTTATCTTGCCGCTGGGAGCTGAACCTGCCTTACGGGAATCGCCCAGACTACGGTACACGCGTGCAAAGTGACTTGGATACTGCCACCAAGATCGGCCTGAACGTGTTGACCTACGCGACAGGCAAGGAGTTGAAGGACAAACTGGATTCGGTCAGCATTCTCGAAGAGGTAGTCAACAAAAACCCCAGCCAACGCGGACTGTTTGAACTGCCCATCTTAATGCACTCGGCAGGCGCCGACGATGCACCGCGCGCCGTAAAGACGTTGATCCAGTGGCTGAATCAAGAGATTCCGTTTCCGATGAGTAGTCGGAAGCGATTGATTCCGATTGAAGCGGATGAGCTAGCTCGCAACCCCGTTGTCTTCATGCATGGTCGCGGCAAGTTGGAGCTGTCGGCTCAGGAACGAGAAGCGTTGCGGCAGCATTTTCAAGCTGGTGGATTTCTGATTTGCAATGCAATCTGCGGCGACGAAGCATTTGGCGACAGCTTCCGCGCGCAGATGCAGACGATTCTGGGTCAAGCGCTCAAACCGCTGGATATCCAGCACCCGCTGCTGACGGAACAATATCACGGTTTCGACATTCGGCAATTATCGATCATCGATCCCAACCGCGATAGCGCTGGACAAATATCGGCTACCACACGCAAAATCGCGCCCGTGATCGAGGTCGGTTATGCGGATGGACGGATCGTGGTTGCGTTTTCACCGCTGGACATGAGCTGCGCGCTAGAGAGTCGCCATTCATTGCAATGCAAAGGTTACGTGCGCGAAGATGCAGCGCGACTGGGCATCAATCTGATTATGTTTGCTTTACAGCAATGACTAGCCAGTAAGGCAAGTGTACCGTCAATTGTTCGGAGGACCGTTGTTGCGTGGCTGCTTGAATCCGATTCAATTCGTCGCGCTGTGTGTCGGCCAGTGGCAGTTCGCCTAAGAACTTCAGGTACTCGGCTTGTGGATGCAGGTAGCGGTCCAACAGATATGCTTGGCAGCTCAGGCCGGCAGCGGTGCAGTAGCTGAGCAATTGTCTTCCAACCAATGGGTCGGCACCGCGCTCGGCGAGTGCTTCCATCCACAAATCGCGAGCGGCAATTTGCGGTGGGTGCTCCATCAGCCCGCCATAGTCCGGCTCGATCATCGCCATTCGACCGCCTGACGCTAGTACCCGCTGGCACTCGCCCAGCACTCGCCGAACGTCTTTGATCCACAACAGGGAACATTGCGTAAAGACCACGTCCACAGAGTCATCGGGGAGTGGAATTTGATGCGCGCTGGCCAGACAATAGGACAATCGACCTTGTAGTTCGGAAGGGGTCTGCGACTGAGCATACGCGATGGCTGTTGGCTGGTGATCCAGACCAATGACGGTCGCTGCGCTGCGTCGAGCCAATTCGATTGAAGTGCCCCCCCAGCCACAGCCCAAATCTAATATGTGGCGAGCTCGGTGTATATCAGCCGCGCGCAATAGTCGTGACCGCGCGGAGCTAAGCCAAGTGGCTTGGGCTTGCGCCAAGCGCAACGACGGCAATTGACAGGGATTATCGGCATTCATGGATTCGACAGCTCTTATTTGCTCGCCAACGCAGGCGATCGTGGCCTTGCCGGACTGGTCATGACTGACCGCAGCCTTCACAAACTCGTCACAATCGAGTCTAGCAACCGCGTGAGATGTCCCCAAAGAGTGCAGATTGTGCACAATAATGCAACCCACAATCCTAGGCCTATTTGTCTGCAGGAGGATTTGCAATATGCAGCCGTGTGACATTGCTTTTATTGGAACTGGAGTAATGGGAGCCAGCATGGCTGGACACCTACTGCGAGCCGGACATCGACTGCACGTCTATAACCGAACTCGCCACAAGGCCAACACACTCGTCGAAGCTGGCGCTCGCTGGCATGATGGCTTTGCGCCAGCGGCTGGGGCGGCTGACGTCGTGATTACCATGCTAGGTTTTCCAGACGACGTACAAGCTGCTTATTTGGGGTCAAACGGAATTGTGGCGCACGCTCGCCCCGGCGCTTTGCTGATCGATATGACGACCTCTAGTCCTCGATTGGCTCAACAGATCGCTCAAGCTGCCCAGCGGCGAGATTTGATGGCTCTGGACGCACCGGTTTCGGGAGGCGATATCGGTGCGCGCGAAGCACGGTTGGTGATCATGGTGGGCGGTGTGCAGGCGGCATTCGAGCGAGCTAAGCCCCTGTTCGAATTGATGGGCCAGCACATCGCACTGCTGGGCCCTGCCGGTTCTGGCCAACACTGCAAGCTGGCCAATCAAATCGCCGGAGCAATCGGCATGTTGGCGTGGTGTGAGGCGCTGGCTTATGCTGATCGAGCTGGTTTGGATGCTGCTGCCGTCCAAGCCTGTGTCGCCGGCGGCGCAGCAGGCAGCTGGGCAATGACCAACTTGGCTCCACGGGCGTTGCAAGGTAATTTTCAACCCGGTTTTTACGTCAAACATATCTTGAAGGATATTGGCATCGCCCTGGAAAGCGCTGCCCAACTGGGACTGGAGCTGCCTGGAATGCAAGAAGCACAGCGGCAATACGAACGAGTCGTCGGCATGGGTTGGGAAAACCTTGGCACGCAAGCACTGTACCGGTTGTACACGGAAAGCTAAACTCGGTTGAACCTCCAAGTTGTAGGCTCGGACAAGCAAGCTGGTTAAAACTGTGTGGTAGAACTTAAAGAACGAACAGCAGCAAAGACCTCTTAACGGCAATGAGGTGGTTTGCGATGTCCCCCTCCCACGGCACAAACAGAGCTTGGCATCAATCGACTGTGCAGCTTTGTGACTTTCCGGCACTCTACCAGTGCTCAATTCACGCTGGCTGAAACTTGTCCAGACAATTGGACTACAGCTCTTTGATCATGATATTGCGGAACTGCACGAGCGACGGCGAACTGGTCCATTGTCCGTCCTGCTGGCTTCCGTGGTGCTGCAGAGCGATGCGCCCGCGAGGCGGCATGTCGGGAATGAACGCTTTGTCGATGACTGTCGTGTCGTTTAAGATTACACTGACTGACCTGCCTAACACTGTGATTTCAAAGCGATTCCATTGGCCAATCGGATGATCAGCTTTGACCTTGGGTGTTACCGCAGCTCGAACTTCCGGTGGCATCTTTGGATCGCGGCGCACGCCGTACATTTCACCCGATCCGATAGGCCAACACCAAATATTGACTTGATACGTGCCTTGGCCACGCAAAAAAATCCCAGAATCGGCATCGGCCAGACTCAGTAGCACCGGTTGTCCTTGCGCGTCGACCGCTTCGCTGCCGTCGGACAGAATCTGTGGAACCTGGGAATTGACAAACGGGGCTTCCTTGATGCGCCAATCGACGATTAGTTGAAAGTCATTGTATTCGCGTGCTGACCACAACGACTTGTCGCCTGGGGCTTCGCTGAGCGCATCGTAGTCGATCACTTCGTCGACTACGCGCCAATGTCCCCCATCACCCTCTGGCACAATCCAGTTATCCAGGTTTATTCCGGTAAACAGCGGCAACCAACCGTCGGCAGCTCGTGCGGTGTCTGCATCGGACACTCCGGTCGACGGCAATTCCTGAATACGAATGTCGCGGAAATGGCATTCGGAACCTTCCGACTCCAAGCAGATGTAGCCTTTGCGTGGCCAACACGCGATGCCTTCCGTTACCTGCTGGCCATTGACTGACAGCGTCACGCATCCATGATTGGCAACGACACGATAGTGATTCCATTCCGGCGAACTCTTGCTGAACTCGTGGCTGGGAAAACTGCGAGTGCCGCTCTTGGCTACTCGTCCCCTGGGCGTCATCTTGGCACCATGAATGGGAAACAGGTCGCCATGTGTTGTGTACCACTGATTCTTGCCGGGAATATTGAACGCGTTGTCCAGAATCTGCACTTCGATTCCACGACTAAACGGAATGCCTGGAGCCGGAAGGCCATCTCCCCACAAAAACAGTCCTGCGTTTCCGCCGGGCTGCATATGTCTCCACTGGAGTTCGACGATAAAGTTCTCGTACATTTTCTCAGTGCGCATCACGCCTGTCGGCTTACCGGTCGAGACGATCATGCCGTCGCGTGCCGAGAATGTATCCGGCGCGACGTTGACTGGCACCCAGCCGTGTAGATCGTGACCATTGAACAAGAGCGTCCAGGCCGATGTATCAGGATCTTGTTGAGCGGCTAACTGCTTGCCAGTCGATGTCAGGTGCGCGATGAGCAACCCTAGC
Proteins encoded in this window:
- a CDS encoding VWA domain-containing protein, which gives rise to MNFAHLTLLAGLAALAVPVVLHFLGRRQPQVIDFPALRFVRQTQMEHSRNWRLRHVLLLLLRMLLLAILAFALARPRVHSANLGSVVGIGGLVLLAALAGLAAAVARASQRPRGVWLSALLVALALLGSAAVWGLRTLQAGPALPSADSKAPVAAAVIIDTSPSMEYRAGNQTRLDAAKEMADWLIGRLPPDSQLGVLSDAPLGSLSQNPTGAANQVQLIQSTTPRVELLSRLRTAIDLVQANPLERKEVYLVTDLNVASWGTARPDLLSLVAASADRVLIQIIDVGVTDAVNRQLGDVQTDYYTLPIDSDATFRVPVAQVGGVTDAQETLTVELWQQTIDPRLPVINDGQLKTSSSQIVDRQVVSLTGAGAAEVSLSAKRLSEGVHHFSVRLDHSDPLTVDNQRFVTISVQKQQPTLIVADDPEIGRIMWLVLNPRDTGLNEDSSVSVVNFRQLSQVEWTKYSVLALYDPPSLADSVVDALHKRISDGAGLLLVLGPALESLSGALDNTPVGRLLPGQQTQLVSRAKSDRSAFWQPATLAHPVYHDLEVPAGDIAWQLMPIFRNWNFQRLHDNTQVLATLSTTQSPLLTVQPHGSGQIMTLTTPIPELEQPSRSVWNELWIADQFWWAYGILSGSLRTLSGGDQTSANFLAGQRVRLRNDTTLWPSRWDLFTPTAQRQALQSVDGWLDAGAHWPPGTYYLRGTLRVPVSRGFSINVPAADTTMKRIDSDTLDRLLGTGTYRVARERQQVESSVVQARYGQELFPLLMLFVAAIFLGEQVMSNRFYKIKLQFGKRTYRGSD
- a CDS encoding DUF58 domain-containing protein, which encodes MVAVKQYLKPELAAQIKRLDLRAQMIVRGFLQGLHASPFHGFSVEFSEHRRYAAGDDPKDIDWIAYAKTDKYYVKKFESETNITGYLAIDLSQSMNYTYRQTLTKLDYSICLAAALAYLMISQQDPVGLVTFDTKLGACVPPRSRRSQLPIILSQLTKLKVAGETDLASSLTQLASMLRHRSLIMLFSDLLTEPQPMLRALRSLRHVGHDLIVFHVLDEAEVTFPFQGPLQLRDPETGQSENVLAANAAADYRQRIQEFCQQLDRDLTEAGIDYVPLDTSQLYDKALMEYLLRRRGRF
- a CDS encoding MoxR family ATPase, with amino-acid sequence MLREFREHRDTIRQELAKIIIGQDEVIEQLLAAIFTRGHCLLEGVPGLAKTLLVSTLARIVDVSFNRVQFTPDLMPSDITGTNVLDEDENGRRQFNFVQGPIFTNILLADEINRTPPKTQAALLQAMQEREVSVGRMTYSLPDPFFTIATQNPIEQEGTYPLPEAQLDRFMFNIIVDYPSLEEEEQILLATTRHEKPEVQKILSARAILNIQKLVQSVAVSPYVVKYVAHLVRATRPRDDRAPIFVREMVDWGAGPRAGQFLINGAKAVAAMDGRFSVGVEDIRRVAVPVLRHRISTNFQAQADGLDSQQIVARLVKEIPAPEIPKFESPPQR
- a CDS encoding DUF4159 domain-containing protein encodes the protein MQRSLGIVSVSLIILTLVTLCGTACAQTEPTPAQVQRCIDRARDLLISQQRDDGGWPELNEYPYGVSGLATLALLSAGLSPDAPAIQRALGYVSQRELEKVYTVSLQTMALCAANPNRYAQLIQRNVRWLVKAQSSDGGWSYTTGAGAMSDPSNAQFALLALHEAQRVGIRPDVAEMKKCFDAARSYWMRAQGRDGGFAYISGGAPSASMTSAGVASLVIVGAQADQFEASVADQIRCCGQDPLQNQARIEAALAWLGQNFNPHTNAGGSDAHYLYYMYALERAGRLAGRRFLIGREGRQVDWYREGAHALIKRQDESGNFGTKTLGNSASEIAFGLLFLSKGKRQVVLNRLQFDPGLDWNHHPQSTQNLVGHCEQAWKRDLTWQTVRLQRATMQDLLEAPVLLISGTAAPHFSREEKLLLKRYVQEQGGFLFFEACHGNGCRGEEFEKYVQQLVVELFEQPLEKLPPDHPVWSCQARIAPQDLPPDAWLYGVQTCCRLGVVFVPYSLSCRWELNLPYGNRPDYGTRVQSDLDTATKIGLNVLTYATGKELKDKLDSVSILEEVVNKNPSQRGLFELPILMHSAGADDAPRAVKTLIQWLNQEIPFPMSSRKRLIPIEADELARNPVVFMHGRGKLELSAQEREALRQHFQAGGFLICNAICGDEAFGDSFRAQMQTILGQALKPLDIQHPLLTEQYHGFDIRQLSIIDPNRDSAGQISATTRKIAPVIEVGYADGRIVVAFSPLDMSCALESRHSLQCKGYVREDAARLGINLIMFALQQ
- a CDS encoding methyltransferase domain-containing protein; its protein translation is MNADNPCQLPSLRLAQAQATWLSSARSRLLRAADIHRARHILDLGCGWGGTSIELARRSAATVIGLDHQPTAIAYAQSQTPSELQGRLSYCLASAHQIPLPDDSVDVVFTQCSLLWIKDVRRVLGECQRVLASGGRMAMIEPDYGGLMEHPPQIAARDLWMEALAERGADPLVGRQLLSYCTAAGLSCQAYLLDRYLHPQAEYLKFLGELPLADTQRDELNRIQAATQQRSSEQLTVHLPYWLVIAVKQT
- a CDS encoding NAD(P)-dependent oxidoreductase; this translates as MQPCDIAFIGTGVMGASMAGHLLRAGHRLHVYNRTRHKANTLVEAGARWHDGFAPAAGAADVVITMLGFPDDVQAAYLGSNGIVAHARPGALLIDMTTSSPRLAQQIAQAAQRRDLMALDAPVSGGDIGAREARLVIMVGGVQAAFERAKPLFELMGQHIALLGPAGSGQHCKLANQIAGAIGMLAWCEALAYADRAGLDAAAVQACVAGGAAGSWAMTNLAPRALQGNFQPGFYVKHILKDIGIALESAAQLGLELPGMQEAQRQYERVVGMGWENLGTQALYRLYTES
- a CDS encoding DUF1080 domain-containing protein, producing MRLDLTMRYWPILRGVGLGLLIAHLTSTGKQLAAQQDPDTSAWTLLFNGHDLHGWVPVNVAPDTFSARDGMIVSTGKPTGVMRTEKMYENFIVELQWRHMQPGGNAGLFLWGDGLPAPGIPFSRGIEVQILDNAFNIPGKNQWYTTHGDLFPIHGAKMTPRGRVAKSGTRSFPSHEFSKSSPEWNHYRVVANHGCVTLSVNGQQVTEGIACWPRKGYICLESEGSECHFRDIRIQELPSTGVSDADTARAADGWLPLFTGINLDNWIVPEGDGGHWRVVDEVIDYDALSEAPGDKSLWSAREYNDFQLIVDWRIKEAPFVNSQVPQILSDGSEAVDAQGQPVLLSLADADSGIFLRGQGTYQVNIWCWPIGSGEMYGVRRDPKMPPEVRAAVTPKVKADHPIGQWNRFEITVLGRSVSVILNDTTVIDKAFIPDMPPRGRIALQHHGSQQDGQWTSSPSLVQFRNIMIKEL